The Flavobacterium piscisymbiosum genome includes a region encoding these proteins:
- the asnS gene encoding asparagine--tRNA ligase encodes MRHTKVKDLLNSTTTLQEVNAKGWVRTFRNNQFIALNDGSTINNIQCVVDFENTPDETLKRITTGAAISVIGTLIESKGAGQKYEIQVNKLEILGDSDAEKFPIQPKNKPSLDFLRENAHLRVRTNMFGAIMRVRSVLSFAVHNYFQQKGFVYVNTPIITGSDAEGAGEMFKVTALPFDNTPRTEDGKVNYKEDFFEKETNLTVSGQLEGETYAMALGQIYTFGPTFRAENSNTSRHLAEFWMIEPEVAFNNLDDNMDLAEDFIQYVIKYALDNCQDDLKFLEGRLLDEEKSKPQAERSEMALLEKLNFVLENNFKRVSYTEAIDILRDSTPNKKKKFQYIINEWGADLQSEHERYLVEKHFKCPVILFDYPANIKAFYMRLNDNTEPGRETVRAMDILFPGIGEIVGGSEREERYDVLIEKMKALEIDEEELSWYLDTRRFGSATHAGFGLGFERLVLFVTGMTNIRDVIPFPRTPGNAEF; translated from the coding sequence ATGAGACACACAAAAGTTAAAGACTTATTAAACAGTACGACGACGCTTCAGGAGGTTAATGCAAAAGGATGGGTGAGAACTTTTAGAAATAATCAGTTCATCGCTCTTAATGACGGTTCTACCATTAATAATATACAATGTGTTGTTGATTTTGAAAATACACCTGATGAAACTTTAAAAAGAATTACTACCGGAGCTGCTATTTCTGTAATTGGTACTTTGATCGAAAGTAAAGGTGCTGGTCAGAAATATGAAATTCAGGTAAATAAATTGGAGATCTTAGGAGATTCTGATGCAGAGAAATTCCCAATACAGCCAAAAAACAAACCTAGTTTAGATTTCTTGCGCGAAAATGCACATTTACGTGTTCGTACAAATATGTTTGGCGCGATTATGCGTGTACGTTCGGTATTATCGTTTGCGGTTCACAATTATTTTCAACAAAAAGGATTTGTGTACGTAAATACGCCAATCATTACCGGATCTGACGCTGAAGGTGCTGGAGAAATGTTTAAAGTTACAGCTTTACCTTTTGACAACACGCCAAGAACTGAAGACGGAAAAGTAAATTATAAAGAAGATTTCTTCGAAAAAGAAACGAACTTAACAGTTTCGGGACAATTAGAAGGTGAAACTTACGCAATGGCTTTGGGTCAGATTTATACTTTTGGACCAACTTTTAGAGCTGAAAACTCTAATACTTCTCGTCACCTTGCAGAATTTTGGATGATTGAGCCAGAAGTTGCTTTCAACAACCTTGATGACAACATGGATTTAGCTGAAGATTTTATTCAGTACGTAATTAAATATGCTTTAGATAATTGTCAGGATGATTTGAAGTTTTTGGAAGGAAGACTTTTAGATGAAGAAAAATCAAAACCTCAGGCAGAAAGAAGCGAAATGGCTTTGCTGGAGAAATTGAACTTCGTTTTGGAGAACAACTTCAAACGTGTTTCTTATACCGAAGCAATTGACATTTTGAGAGATTCAACTCCAAACAAGAAGAAAAAATTTCAATATATCATCAACGAATGGGGAGCTGATTTACAATCAGAACACGAGCGTTATTTGGTGGAAAAACACTTTAAATGTCCGGTAATCTTGTTTGATTACCCGGCAAATATTAAAGCGTTTTACATGCGTTTGAACGACAACACTGAACCAGGAAGAGAAACGGTTCGTGCAATGGATATTCTTTTCCCTGGAATTGGAGAAATCGTTGGTGGTTCTGAAAGAGAAGAGCGTTACGATGTTCTAATCGAAAAAATGAAAGCCCTGGAAATTGACGAAGAAGAATTATCATGGTATTTAGATACCAGAAGATTTGGTTCTGCAACTCACGCAGGTTTTGGTTTAGGATTCGAGCGTTTGGTATTGTTTGTAACAGGTATGACAAACATTAGAGACGTAATTCCTTTCCCGAGAACTCCTGGAAATGCAGAATTTTAG
- the rpoN gene encoding RNA polymerase factor sigma-54 — MLKQFLNLKLSQKLSPQQIQLMKLIQLPTQAFEQRLLEEMNENPALEAGKEDEYEADEFANEEYDDYDDAESDRIEADDINIDEYLSDDDTPDYKTQVNNYSEDEERETPFASPISFHQDLINQLNTFILNDEEREIAEFLVGSIDDMGYIRRSVPDIVDDMAFTQGIYTDEKMVEKMLQVIHELEPSGVGARDLQECLLLQLKHKTPTEYVDLAIDIIENQFDAFTKKHYDKLLQKYGVSNEQLKKAIHEIERLNPKPGGSYTGNNKVTENVVPDFAIRIVDGELELTLNGRNAPSLHVSKDYQEMMQTYKDSRDKSSAQKDAVQFIKQKLDSAKWFIDAIRQRQETLFVTMNAIMHYQEEYFLDGDETKLKPMILKDIADMVGLDISTISRVANSKYVETPYGTKLIKEFFSEAMKNDQGEDVSTLEIKKILKNTIEEEDKKKPLPDDQLAEILKEKGYPIARRTIAKYREQLDIPVARMRKKI; from the coding sequence ATGCTAAAGCAATTTTTAAATTTAAAATTATCCCAAAAATTATCTCCACAGCAAATTCAGCTGATGAAGTTAATTCAATTGCCTACGCAAGCTTTTGAACAACGTTTATTAGAAGAAATGAACGAAAATCCGGCTCTTGAAGCTGGTAAAGAAGATGAATACGAAGCGGATGAATTCGCAAATGAAGAATACGACGATTATGATGATGCAGAATCTGACAGAATCGAAGCAGACGACATTAACATAGACGAATACTTAAGCGACGACGATACTCCGGATTATAAAACTCAGGTGAATAATTATAGTGAAGACGAAGAAAGAGAAACTCCTTTTGCTTCGCCAATTAGTTTTCATCAGGATTTAATCAATCAGCTGAATACTTTTATTTTGAATGATGAAGAGCGCGAAATAGCGGAATTCCTTGTTGGAAGTATTGATGATATGGGTTATATCCGCAGAAGCGTTCCGGATATTGTAGACGATATGGCTTTTACTCAGGGTATTTATACCGATGAGAAAATGGTCGAGAAAATGCTTCAGGTAATTCATGAACTGGAACCTTCAGGGGTTGGAGCGCGTGATTTGCAGGAATGTTTATTGTTGCAATTGAAACACAAAACGCCAACGGAATATGTTGATCTTGCAATTGATATTATCGAAAATCAGTTTGATGCTTTTACCAAAAAACATTACGACAAACTGCTTCAAAAATATGGTGTTTCGAACGAACAGCTTAAAAAAGCGATTCACGAGATCGAAAGATTAAACCCGAAACCGGGCGGATCTTATACCGGAAATAATAAAGTAACCGAAAATGTGGTTCCTGATTTCGCGATCAGAATTGTGGATGGCGAACTGGAACTGACTTTAAACGGAAGAAATGCTCCTTCCCTGCACGTTTCGAAGGATTATCAGGAAATGATGCAGACGTATAAAGATTCTCGTGATAAATCATCGGCTCAAAAAGATGCGGTTCAGTTTATCAAACAAAAACTGGATTCGGCTAAATGGTTTATCGATGCGATAAGACAACGTCAGGAAACGCTGTTTGTAACGATGAATGCGATTATGCATTATCAGGAGGAATATTTCTTAGATGGCGACGAAACTAAGCTAAAACCAATGATCTTAAAAGACATTGCAGATATGGTTGGTTTGGATATTTCGACAATTTCGCGTGTTGCCAACAGTAAATATGTAGAAACGCCATACGGAACGAAACTTATCAAGGAATTTTTCTCTGAAGCGATGAAAAACGATCAGGGTGAAGATGTTTCGACTTTAGAAATCAAAAAGATTCTTAAAAATACAATTGAAGAAGAAGATAAAAAGAAGCCTTTACCAGACGATCAACTGGCAGAAATTCTAAAAGAAAAAGGTTATCCTATTGCCAGAAGAACTATCGCAAAATACCGTGAACAATTGGATATTCCTGTAGCGAGAATGAGAAAGAAGATATAA
- a CDS encoding thymidine kinase has protein sequence MFLENTVNHKEQFGWIEVVCGSMFSGKTEELIRRLKRAQFAKQRVEIFKPAIDTRYHDEMVVSHDANEIRSTPVPAAANIAILAQGCDVIGIDEAQFFDDEIVTVCNDLANQGIRVIVAGLDMDFKGNPFGPMPALMATAEYVTKVHAVCTRTGNLANYSFRKTDNDKLVMLGETEEYEPLSRAAYYNAMKKNQEK, from the coding sequence ATGTTTCTCGAAAATACAGTAAATCATAAAGAACAATTTGGTTGGATTGAAGTTGTTTGTGGATCAATGTTTTCGGGTAAAACCGAGGAGTTAATCCGCAGATTAAAACGCGCCCAATTTGCCAAACAAAGAGTCGAAATTTTTAAACCCGCTATCGATACCCGCTATCATGACGAAATGGTAGTATCTCATGATGCTAACGAAATTCGTTCTACTCCGGTTCCGGCCGCTGCCAATATTGCTATTTTAGCTCAAGGTTGCGACGTTATAGGAATTGATGAAGCACAGTTTTTTGATGATGAGATAGTTACAGTTTGTAATGATCTTGCCAATCAGGGGATTCGTGTGATAGTTGCAGGACTTGATATGGATTTTAAAGGAAATCCTTTTGGTCCAATGCCGGCACTTATGGCAACGGCCGAATATGTAACTAAGGTTCATGCCGTTTGTACCAGAACAGGAAATCTGGCGAATTATAGTTTCCGTAAAACAGATAATGATAAGTTGGTTATGCTTGGTGAAACCGAAGAATACGAACCACTTAGTCGCGCCGCTTATTACAATGCAATGAAAAAAAATCAGGAGAAATAA